The Halalkalicoccus tibetensis genome contains the following window.
TCGCGCTCGCCCCCGGCGGGTTCTGGACGGGCTGGGAGCGGTACTTCTTCTACGCGACGATCGCCCCGTCGATCCGGCTGGTCCGGCTGCTCCGGCCGGTCCACGACCGGCTCGCGGCGAGCGCCGTGGGCCGAACCCTGCTGTTGGCCCAGCTCTCGGCACGGCCCTGGGATCTGCCCGCGGACGTCACCGCCGAGGAGCTGCGGACGTTCGCCGACTCGCCGGTCTTCGACGAGCTCGTGCACCGACTGGCCTTCGGTCCCGCCCAAGAGGGGACGGGATCGACGCCCGGCACGGTCACGATAGGCTGGGGCCGCAAGGATCGCCTGACGCTGCCCCGGCAGGCGAAGCGGGCCATGAAGCGGTTTCCGAACGCCCAGGTGTACTGGTTCGACGACGGTGGCCACTACCCACACTGGGACGTCCCCGAGGAGGCGGCGCAGCTGATCCTCCAGACCACCGACTGACTCCCTAGAGGGTGACAGGCTCCCGGAGGCGGATCGGTCGGTCCGCATCACATACGATCGCACGTGACTAGGGGAACCCTTAACATCTCCCCCGTCATATATCATGTATATATGTCGTATGAGGATAAGAGCAGACAAACTAGCAGTATTTCTTCCGAGGACGAACCATTTGTGGATCTCGAGGTGGGCGGAAACACGGGCGTGACGGGCCCGGTGGCCCCGGAGACGGCACCGGAGCTGAGCGATGCCGGTACCCCCGTCCCGTCCGCGGTCGCCGACGAGCGGTTCGACCCCTTCACGTCGGCCGCGGCGCTCGCGGAGCGGATCCGTGCGGGCAGGGTGTCGCCGGTGGAGGTCGTCGAGCTGTTCCTCGACCGTATCGAGGCCCGCGACGGCGGGCTCAACGCGTTCGTGACGGTGATCCCCGAGCGAGCCCGCGCCGCCGCGATAGAGGCCGAGCGGGCGGTCGCGCGGGGCGACGAACTCGGAGCGCTCCACGGCGTCCCCTTCGGCGTCAAGGACGTCGATTCGGTGACCGGCGTCCGGTTCACCTCCGGGTCGGCCGCCTTCGACGGGCGGATCGCCAAGGGGACGAGCCACGCGGTCCAGCGCTTGCTCGATGCTGGGGCAATCGTGATCGGTACCACGAACACCCCGGAGTACGGCTACATGGGGAAGACGGACAGCCTCGTCGCCGGGCCGACGTCGACGCCGTTCAACCTCGATCTGAACTCGGGCGGCTCCTCGGGCGGGAGCGCGGCGGCCGTTGCCGACGGGCTGATCCCGTTCGGGACGGGCAGCGACGGGGCCGGCTCGATCCGAATCCCGGCGTCGTTCACCGGAACGTACGGCTTCAACCCCTCGTTCCGCCGGATCGCCCGCCCCGAGG
Protein-coding sequences here:
- a CDS encoding alpha/beta fold hydrolase, whose protein sequence is MELNHRRRGAGEPLLLVHGLGGSWRTWEPVLDALAAEREVIAVDLPGHGETPPLSGETSIDTLADSVVSFLEAQDLQEVDVVGNSMGGRLVLELARRGAVGDTVALAPGGFWTGWERYFFYATIAPSIRLVRLLRPVHDRLAASAVGRTLLLAQLSARPWDLPADVTAEELRTFADSPVFDELVHRLAFGPAQEGTGSTPGTVTIGWGRKDRLTLPRQAKRAMKRFPNAQVYWFDDGGHYPHWDVPEEAAQLILQTTD